The following are from one region of the Halarcobacter sp. genome:
- a CDS encoding helix-turn-helix domain-containing protein: METKEYNCFFQLATDIIGGKWKSIVLWALKKDVKRNGELRKIIPNISQKMLTQQLRELEEAGVVDRIVYPVIPPKVEYKLTKSGEKLIPILEQLHDWGKEYAKDNKIDIIKDANCVIE; this comes from the coding sequence ATGGAAACTAAAGAATACAATTGTTTTTTTCAATTAGCTACAGATATTATAGGTGGAAAGTGGAAGTCTATTGTTCTTTGGGCATTAAAAAAAGATGTAAAAAGAAATGGCGAATTAAGAAAAATTATTCCAAATATTAGTCAGAAAATGTTAACTCAACAATTAAGAGAATTGGAAGAAGCGGGTGTTGTTGATAGAATTGTATATCCTGTTATCCCACCAAAGGTTGAATACAAACTAACAAAAAGTGGTGAAAAACTTATTCCCATATTGGAGCAATTACACGATTGGGGCAAAGAGTATGCCAAAGATAATAAAATAGATATTATAAAAGATGCAAATTGTGTTATAGAGTAG